A stretch of the bacterium SCSIO 12827 genome encodes the following:
- a CDS encoding GntR family transcriptional regulator produces the protein MPETWGDRPRSGDGPLYRQVREALLREIAQGRHPVTEPLPSEQKLAARFGVAQGTVRRALDEMARENLVIRHQGRGTFVHAHGPDRDRFHFFHLLAADGERRLPTSRVLSMTQRRVTQTEALALRLSPQARVVEIKRVRDLMARRAILELIILPDDLFPGLGDLNKTQLPNTLYQLYQDRFAVIVHRAVEKITAEAAGPDDVTHLGLDRGAPLLRIERIAQTLDGTPVELRISRCDTTHLAYFSDLL, from the coding sequence ATGCCTGAAACCTGGGGGGACCGCCCCCGTTCCGGCGATGGGCCGCTGTACCGGCAGGTCCGCGAAGCCCTGCTGCGCGAGATCGCCCAGGGCCGCCATCCGGTAACCGAGCCCCTGCCGTCCGAACAGAAACTGGCCGCCCGCTTCGGCGTCGCCCAGGGCACGGTGCGCCGCGCACTCGACGAAATGGCGCGGGAGAATCTGGTGATCCGTCATCAGGGGCGCGGCACCTTCGTCCATGCCCATGGCCCGGATCGCGACCGCTTCCACTTCTTCCACCTGCTGGCGGCGGATGGGGAGCGGCGCCTGCCGACCTCGCGGGTGCTGTCGATGACGCAGCGGCGGGTGACGCAGACCGAGGCCCTGGCCCTCCGGCTCTCCCCCCAGGCGCGGGTGGTTGAGATCAAGCGCGTGCGCGACCTGATGGCGCGGCGGGCGATCCTGGAACTGATCATCCTGCCCGACGACCTGTTCCCCGGCCTCGGCGACCTGAACAAGACGCAGCTGCCCAACACGCTCTATCAGCTTTATCAGGACCGCTTCGCCGTGATCGTCCATCGCGCGGTCGAAAAGATCACCGCCGAGGCCGCCGGCCCCGACGACGTGACCCATCTGGGCCTGGACCGGGGCGCGCCGCTGCTGCGCATCGAGCGCATCGCGCAGACCCTCGACGGCACGCCGGTGGAACTGCGCATCTCGCGCTGCGACACCACGCACCTGGCCTATTTCAGTGATTTGCTGTGA
- a CDS encoding cyclic nucleotide-binding domain-containing protein, with amino-acid sequence MTPQPAFGPDTHAPLKKNHRSFFAGDEIICEGDPGDEAYLILSGRVEIRKGMRTCSPKTIAVLGKGDVVGELSLIDAHTRSASVIALEDTTVSVLPRQEFEDRAAAMDPLLRAVYGVTVKRLRHVLEHGRGLNTYGSMSNWRT; translated from the coding sequence ATGACCCCTCAGCCAGCCTTCGGGCCCGACACCCATGCGCCCCTCAAAAAAAACCATCGTAGCTTTTTCGCCGGAGACGAGATCATCTGCGAAGGCGATCCTGGCGACGAGGCTTATCTGATCTTGAGCGGGCGCGTTGAAATCCGCAAAGGCATGCGGACCTGTTCGCCAAAGACCATCGCCGTGCTCGGCAAGGGCGATGTCGTCGGCGAGCTTTCCCTGATCGACGCGCATACACGGTCCGCATCGGTGATCGCCTTGGAAGACACGACGGTCAGTGTGTTGCCGCGACAGGAATTCGAGGATCGCGCGGCGGCGATGGACCCCTTGTTGCGGGCGGTCTACGGCGTCACGGTGAAGCGCCTGCGCCATGTCCTGGAACACGGTCGGGGCCTGAACACCTACGGCTCCATGAGCAATTGGCGCACCTAG
- a CDS encoding hemerythrin domain-containing protein — protein MSDVIWKLRDDHKKLACLMDLIARELWVFDAGELPDYDLVSNILDYTQNYPDLYHHPVEDLVLAKLRLRDPDAAASVGELDKEHEKLGALTRRFAAALHNVMQDAELPRDWFVDVAGDYLSFQRRHMQMEEVVFFPLALRALTDPDWQEIRDAITLPGDPLFGDGEGQAKYDRLHQEILKWGKPQDVTAFARP, from the coding sequence ATGTCCGACGTCATCTGGAAACTGCGCGACGACCATAAGAAACTTGCCTGTTTGATGGACCTGATCGCCCGCGAGTTGTGGGTTTTTGACGCCGGTGAGCTGCCCGACTACGACCTTGTCAGCAATATTCTGGACTACACCCAGAACTATCCGGACCTCTACCATCATCCCGTCGAAGACCTTGTCCTGGCGAAACTGCGCCTGCGCGATCCCGACGCCGCGGCGAGCGTCGGCGAACTGGATAAGGAACATGAGAAATTGGGCGCCTTGACGCGCCGCTTCGCGGCCGCCCTGCATAACGTCATGCAGGATGCGGAACTGCCGCGCGACTGGTTCGTCGACGTCGCAGGCGACTATTTGAGTTTCCAACGCCGCCACATGCAGATGGAGGAAGTGGTGTTCTTCCCGCTGGCCCTGCGGGCCCTGACCGACCCGGACTGGCAGGAAATCCGGGACGCCATCACCCTGCCCGGCGATCCCCTGTTCGGCGACGGCGAGGGACAGGCGAAATACGATCGCCTGCATCAGGAAATCCTGAAATGGGGGAAACCTCAGGACGTGACCGCCTTCGCCCGGCCGTGA
- a CDS encoding SDR family oxidoreductase yields the protein MVAKTVLITGGSRGIGEAMVRLFAERGWKVIFTFVSSAAAAHKVATEAGARAIRCDSGSEDDILALFEQLDGEGVVIDALINNAGVSGPRRRAVEVTRATLEEVTRINFIGPVLFCREAVKRMSTATGGRGGVIVNLSSTATKKGGAGQWADYAALKGAIDVFTNGLAREVAAEGIRVNAVAPGYVLTDMAVDGGIAASFEIALKSDIPMGRIGEVREIAEGAYWLCTDAAGYVTGTVLNVAGGR from the coding sequence GTGGTGGCGAAGACCGTCCTCATCACCGGCGGCAGCCGCGGCATTGGCGAGGCCATGGTGCGGCTGTTCGCCGAACGGGGCTGGAAGGTCATCTTCACCTTCGTCTCCAGTGCGGCGGCGGCACATAAGGTCGCGACGGAAGCAGGTGCTCGGGCGATCCGCTGTGATTCCGGCAGCGAGGACGACATCCTGGCCCTGTTCGAACAATTGGATGGGGAAGGTGTGGTGATCGACGCGCTGATCAACAACGCGGGCGTGTCCGGGCCGCGCCGCCGGGCGGTCGAGGTCACGCGGGCAACCCTGGAAGAGGTCACCCGGATCAACTTCATCGGCCCCGTGCTGTTCTGCCGCGAGGCGGTCAAGCGCATGTCGACCGCCACGGGCGGCCGTGGCGGGGTGATCGTTAATCTGTCTTCGACCGCGACCAAGAAGGGCGGAGCCGGGCAGTGGGCGGATTATGCGGCGCTCAAGGGGGCGATCGACGTGTTCACCAACGGCCTCGCCCGCGAGGTCGCGGCGGAAGGCATCCGTGTTAATGCCGTTGCCCCTGGCTACGTGCTGACGGATATGGCGGTGGACGGCGGCATCGCGGCAAGCTTCGAAATCGCGCTGAAGTCGGACATTCCCATGGGCCGCATCGGCGAGGTACGGGAAATCGCCGAGGGTGCTTATTGGCTGTGCACGGACGCTGCCGGTTATGTCACCGGCACGGTCCTGAACGTCGCCGGCGGGCGCTAG
- a CDS encoding aldehyde dehydrogenase, protein MEETTVGNLKRYQMTIAGKKVDPASGEWFETENPYTGKAWAEIPRGNAEDIDRAVKAAKAALPGWRRTIATQRGHLMRKLGDLIAENAESLAATEVRDNGKLIAEMGLQLKYAPQWYYYFGGLADKIEGAVIPIDKPDTFNFTRKEPLGVIGMITPWNSPLMLTAWKLAPALAAGNTVVLKPSEFTSASALEFMDLVKQAGFPDGVVNIVTGYGKEAGEALISHPDVAKIAFTGGSATGKHVYSTAAQSFKKVSLELGGKSPNIVFDDCNVENAVKGVISGIFAATGQTCIAGSRLLVQKSIHNEFVDKLVALAKTAKMGDPMDPDTQVGPVTTPPQYEKILGYMDIAKGEGAEAVLGGGKATRPECGDGWFVEPTIFTGVNNQMRIAQEEVFGPVLSVIPFEDEEEALAIGNDVVYGLAAGVWTESIRRAFIMSQELQAGTVWVNTYRAVSYMSPFGGYKQSGLGRESGQAAIEEYLQTKSVWISMATEVPNPFVMR, encoded by the coding sequence ATGGAGGAGACGACCGTGGGGAACCTCAAACGCTATCAGATGACTATCGCCGGCAAGAAGGTCGATCCGGCCTCGGGCGAATGGTTTGAAACCGAAAACCCCTACACGGGCAAGGCCTGGGCGGAAATCCCGCGCGGCAACGCGGAAGACATCGACCGCGCCGTCAAGGCCGCCAAGGCGGCACTGCCCGGCTGGCGAAGAACCATCGCGACCCAGCGCGGCCACCTGATGCGCAAGCTCGGCGACCTGATCGCCGAAAACGCCGAAAGCCTGGCCGCTACAGAAGTCCGCGACAACGGCAAGCTGATCGCCGAAATGGGTTTGCAGCTTAAGTACGCGCCGCAGTGGTACTATTACTTCGGCGGCCTGGCCGACAAGATTGAAGGGGCCGTCATCCCCATCGACAAGCCGGACACCTTCAACTTCACGCGGAAGGAGCCGCTTGGCGTTATCGGCATGATCACGCCGTGGAATTCGCCGCTGATGCTGACGGCGTGGAAACTGGCGCCGGCCCTGGCTGCCGGGAACACGGTGGTTCTCAAGCCGTCGGAATTCACCTCGGCCTCCGCCCTGGAATTCATGGACCTGGTCAAGCAGGCCGGCTTCCCCGACGGGGTGGTCAACATCGTCACGGGTTATGGCAAGGAAGCGGGCGAAGCGCTGATCAGCCATCCGGACGTCGCCAAGATCGCCTTCACCGGCGGGTCGGCCACGGGCAAGCACGTCTATTCCACGGCGGCGCAGTCGTTCAAGAAGGTGTCGCTGGAGCTGGGCGGCAAGTCGCCCAACATCGTGTTCGACGACTGCAACGTGGAAAACGCGGTCAAGGGCGTGATCTCAGGCATCTTCGCCGCCACGGGCCAGACCTGCATCGCCGGTTCGCGCCTGTTGGTGCAAAAATCCATCCATAACGAATTCGTCGACAAGCTGGTGGCGCTCGCCAAGACCGCCAAGATGGGCGATCCCATGGACCCGGACACCCAGGTCGGCCCGGTCACCACGCCGCCCCAGTATGAAAAGATCCTGGGCTATATGGACATCGCCAAGGGGGAAGGCGCGGAAGCCGTGCTCGGCGGCGGCAAGGCGACGCGCCCCGAATGCGGTGACGGCTGGTTCGTGGAGCCGACCATCTTCACCGGCGTCAACAACCAGATGCGTATCGCTCAGGAAGAAGTGTTCGGCCCGGTTCTTTCCGTTATCCCCTTCGAGGATGAGGAAGAGGCGCTGGCCATCGGTAACGACGTGGTCTACGGCCTTGCCGCCGGCGTGTGGACGGAAAGCATCCGCCGCGCCTTTATCATGTCCCAGGAACTGCAGGCCGGGACCGTGTGGGTGAACACCTACCGGGCCGTCAGCTACATGTCGCCGTTCGGCGGCTACAAGCAGTCGGGCCTGGGCCGGGAAAGCGGCCAAGCCGCCATCGAGGAATACCTGCAGACCAAGTCCGTGTGGATTTCCATGGCGACCGAAGTGCCGAACCCGTTCGTGATGCGATAG
- a CDS encoding HAMP domain-containing histidine kinase has translation MSHMKNNPNNLILVIIGGILIIFLTHLLAADMDPMERWHEFANDHENWELDEVPLIAVSLAIYVFILLFGQMRINRSLIERTKADNRRRMVVENQLREALASRDGFFAAMSHDLKTPVNSIMGFSELMQTEVFGPLGHEKYAEYAEDINRASQMLDLTISQILDISRLSSEDRFVIREERFNLMDELRFCRKLIVGWKGGRQTVTVSGNVPPVDIVFDRTLFRRYVINLLTNAVKYAGQDADVGVHVLCAGPGNRVYLTVYDNGVGLNDSRLAGAAQRYSRMSDNPDAYIDSAGLGLWIVKKIAEAHDCDFSIKSGSGHGFRVILEIPSTRIEAADSEAFKIAC, from the coding sequence GTGAGCCACATGAAAAACAATCCCAACAACCTTATCTTGGTCATTATTGGCGGGATTTTGATCATCTTTCTCACCCATCTTCTGGCCGCCGACATGGACCCGATGGAACGATGGCATGAGTTCGCTAATGATCATGAAAACTGGGAACTGGACGAAGTTCCGCTGATCGCCGTATCGCTGGCGATCTATGTGTTCATCCTGTTGTTCGGGCAAATGCGCATCAACCGGAGCCTGATCGAACGGACGAAGGCGGATAACCGCCGCCGAATGGTGGTCGAAAATCAATTGCGCGAAGCCCTTGCCTCCCGTGATGGGTTTTTCGCGGCGATGAGCCACGATCTGAAAACACCGGTTAACAGCATCATGGGGTTTTCCGAATTGATGCAGACGGAGGTCTTTGGCCCCCTGGGGCATGAGAAATATGCCGAATACGCCGAGGACATCAATCGGGCGTCGCAGATGCTGGATCTGACGATTTCGCAAATTCTCGATATTTCGCGGCTGAGTTCCGAAGACCGGTTTGTCATTCGCGAAGAGCGGTTCAATCTGATGGACGAACTACGGTTTTGCCGCAAACTGATTGTCGGATGGAAGGGCGGGCGCCAGACGGTCACCGTCTCCGGAAATGTTCCGCCGGTGGATATTGTTTTTGACCGGACTCTGTTCCGCCGCTACGTCATCAATCTTCTGACGAACGCGGTGAAGTACGCGGGCCAGGATGCTGATGTCGGCGTTCATGTGCTCTGCGCGGGGCCTGGAAACCGCGTGTATCTGACGGTCTATGACAACGGGGTCGGGCTGAACGACAGCCGTCTGGCGGGGGCCGCGCAACGCTATTCGCGGATGAGCGACAATCCCGATGCCTATATCGACAGCGCCGGCCTTGGCCTTTGGATCGTCAAGAAAATTGCCGAAGCCCATGACTGCGATTTCTCGATCAAATCCGGTTCCGGCCATGGTTTCCGTGTCATCTTGGAAATTCCGTCGACGCGCATCGAAGCCGCGGATTCAGAGGCGTTTAAAATCGCCTGCTAA
- a CDS encoding nuclear transport factor 2 family protein encodes MSGNDLAGVQACIQAYLDGLYKGDTELLFKTAFHPDARMNAADVGGERIHWTMAEFEKVILERGSPEAAGFPRKERIVSIDFAGADTANVKVEVLVGKRDFTDFLACIRIDGEWKIIAKTYCLTREFATKDDVFTAMV; translated from the coding sequence ATGAGCGGCAACGATCTGGCAGGCGTACAGGCCTGTATCCAGGCCTATCTTGACGGTCTCTATAAAGGCGATACGGAACTGCTGTTCAAGACGGCATTTCATCCGGATGCCCGCATGAACGCGGCCGATGTGGGCGGTGAGCGTATCCATTGGACCATGGCCGAGTTCGAAAAGGTGATCCTTGAGCGCGGATCGCCCGAGGCCGCGGGGTTTCCCCGTAAGGAGCGCATCGTTTCCATCGATTTCGCCGGGGCGGACACGGCCAATGTGAAGGTCGAGGTTCTGGTCGGAAAGCGTGACTTTACCGACTTTCTGGCCTGTATCCGCATCGACGGCGAATGGAAGATCATCGCCAAGACCTATTGTCTGACTCGCGAATTTGCGACGAAAGACGACGTCTTCACGGCAATGGTCTAG
- a CDS encoding aldehyde dehydrogenase, which yields MDKQRADNYELHRREVAKTLLKDRTDDFLVVTGLGSPNWDATAAGDHPLTFPLWGAMGGAATMGLGLATAQPTKRVMVMTGDGEMLMAMGSFATIAAQGVENLAIVVFDNERYGETGMQATHTAGPVDMAAVAKACGFPVTATVKTEAELMAALPLIKETKGPVFVDIKVKAEPLPFILPTKDGVHLKNRFREKLLGPDSLL from the coding sequence ATGGACAAGCAACGCGCCGACAATTACGAACTGCACCGCCGCGAGGTCGCCAAGACCCTGCTGAAGGATCGCACCGATGACTTTCTGGTCGTCACCGGCCTGGGTTCCCCCAACTGGGACGCCACCGCCGCTGGTGACCATCCGCTGACGTTCCCGCTCTGGGGTGCCATGGGCGGAGCCGCCACCATGGGCCTGGGCCTTGCCACGGCGCAGCCAACCAAGCGGGTCATGGTGATGACCGGCGACGGGGAAATGTTGATGGCCATGGGCAGCTTCGCGACCATCGCCGCCCAAGGGGTCGAGAACCTCGCCATCGTCGTGTTCGACAACGAACGCTACGGCGAAACGGGCATGCAGGCGACCCATACGGCGGGCCCCGTCGACATGGCCGCCGTCGCCAAGGCTTGCGGCTTTCCGGTCACGGCCACGGTCAAGACCGAAGCCGAACTGATGGCGGCCCTGCCGCTGATCAAGGAAACCAAGGGGCCGGTGTTCGTCGACATCAAGGTCAAGGCCGAGCCGCTGCCTTTCATCCTGCCGACCAAGGACGGGGTGCATCTGAAGAACCGGTTCCGGGAAAAGCTGTTGGGGCCGGACAGCCTGCTTTAA
- a CDS encoding phosphonopyruvate decarboxylase: MTENYAWAPDIYDVLKDLDVRQVAYVPDAGHARLLKMCEADNAMRCIPLTTEEEGISLSAGAWLGGERAVMLLQSSGVGNCINMISLANTCRFPLLMLVTMRAQWREFNPWQKPMGEGTRPALEAMGVKVTQVDDPDQVGETVRSAGEQAYGWPDMAAVLLHQKLMPVKTFGK; this comes from the coding sequence ATGACAGAGAATTACGCCTGGGCGCCGGATATCTACGACGTCCTCAAGGATCTGGATGTGCGCCAGGTCGCCTACGTCCCCGACGCGGGCCATGCCCGCCTTCTCAAAATGTGCGAGGCCGACAACGCCATGCGCTGCATCCCGCTGACGACAGAGGAAGAGGGCATCAGCCTGTCCGCAGGCGCTTGGCTGGGTGGCGAGCGGGCGGTGATGCTGCTTCAGTCTTCGGGCGTGGGCAATTGCATCAACATGATCTCGCTGGCCAATACCTGCCGCTTTCCGTTGTTGATGCTGGTCACCATGCGGGCCCAGTGGCGCGAGTTCAATCCCTGGCAGAAACCCATGGGCGAGGGCACGCGCCCGGCCCTGGAAGCCATGGGCGTGAAGGTCACGCAAGTGGACGACCCCGACCAGGTCGGCGAGACCGTGCGCTCGGCGGGTGAACAGGCCTATGGCTGGCCGGACATGGCGGCGGTGCTTCTGCATCAGAAGCTCATGCCCGTGAAAACCTTCGGCAAATAA
- a CDS encoding TRAP transporter permease, which translates to MSTGISMSASPYPKRLTAALDGLYMITATVFFVYLFNYFISGEGGPTVLAVTMVPVCYVLFILQALRTNDLYPSLGPMTNIAIGAVQIGLALAVLYYIRSEFFAIRTDRAGFWNTTDMIMGGIMSLLILEYTRKRYFVILVLNVVLILYAVYGNHIGGMFHHPGMSWERIVTASSLEMTTGVYSRLPQLALTLIGSFILVLSVLRAFGGVESILLGAGLISAKSPYALPQAAVIGSLGVATVSGSGAANAAATGSATIPAMIQSGLPRATAAAIEAASSLGGQLMPPIMGISAFLMADFLGESYFDVVARGYAPAVIYFVALIASVYLLSVHYRADTEVTLPGGTFTVGDAVNIGVFAMVVFGLIGLMAVTHMAAMIAALTIFVMVAPVMFSIDAYRRFKVEGRPSIRQLLTPIGRMIDAFSSMTADLTLLLAALSIMTGVFVITGIPTKVGVLMLEAAGINLIAMAVIAFLFGALVGTGLPPAPTYILTALVIAPPMIKAGVDPWVVHFYAFFLAVWGELTPPTSVVAAVTAKIADASFMRTLGRALMLCVSLFTLMAGVFIRPELVKQPGVDQLAALGLILVPTLGIVFAIQARFATDRIRNLTARGVLMVVSLFALLYPDDAIAAIACVPVLLIIAAWVLYQRPRQIRAAKAPG; encoded by the coding sequence ATGTCGACAGGTATCAGCATGTCCGCCTCCCCTTATCCGAAGCGTCTGACGGCCGCTCTTGACGGCCTCTATATGATTACGGCAACCGTCTTTTTTGTTTATCTATTCAATTACTTCATCAGTGGCGAAGGTGGTCCGACGGTCCTCGCGGTGACCATGGTGCCCGTGTGCTATGTCCTGTTTATTCTGCAGGCGCTGCGCACGAATGACCTGTACCCCAGCCTTGGTCCCATGACGAACATCGCCATCGGCGCCGTTCAGATCGGCCTGGCATTGGCTGTGCTGTATTACATCCGCTCCGAATTCTTCGCGATCCGCACCGACCGCGCCGGATTCTGGAACACGACCGACATGATCATGGGCGGGATCATGTCGTTGTTGATCCTGGAATATACGCGCAAGCGGTATTTCGTGATCCTGGTCCTCAACGTCGTGCTGATTCTCTATGCCGTTTACGGCAATCATATCGGCGGCATGTTCCACCATCCGGGTATGAGTTGGGAGCGCATCGTAACGGCCTCAAGCCTGGAAATGACGACGGGGGTTTACTCCCGGCTGCCACAATTGGCGCTTACCCTGATCGGCTCGTTCATTCTGGTCCTTAGCGTTCTGCGCGCCTTCGGCGGGGTTGAATCAATTCTTCTGGGCGCCGGCCTGATTTCGGCGAAATCACCCTATGCCCTGCCGCAGGCGGCGGTCATTGGGTCCCTCGGTGTCGCGACGGTCAGTGGTTCTGGCGCGGCCAACGCCGCCGCGACGGGATCGGCAACCATTCCGGCGATGATTCAGTCGGGATTGCCGCGCGCGACGGCCGCGGCGATCGAGGCGGCGTCGTCCCTCGGCGGGCAGTTGATGCCGCCGATCATGGGGATTTCCGCTTTTCTGATGGCTGATTTCCTGGGTGAAAGCTATTTCGATGTGGTCGCCCGTGGCTACGCACCGGCCGTCATCTACTTCGTCGCGCTGATCGCGTCGGTTTACCTGCTGTCGGTCCACTACCGCGCCGACACCGAGGTAACGCTGCCCGGTGGCACCTTCACCGTCGGTGACGCCGTCAACATCGGTGTGTTCGCCATGGTCGTGTTCGGGTTGATCGGGCTGATGGCGGTCACCCATATGGCGGCCATGATCGCCGCCTTGACCATCTTCGTGATGGTGGCGCCGGTCATGTTCAGCATTGATGCCTACCGTCGTTTCAAGGTGGAAGGCAGACCGTCGATCCGCCAGTTATTGACCCCGATCGGGCGCATGATCGACGCGTTCTCGTCCATGACGGCGGACCTGACTCTGCTGCTTGCAGCCTTGTCCATCATGACAGGCGTGTTCGTCATTACCGGCATTCCGACCAAGGTCGGCGTGCTGATGCTGGAAGCCGCCGGCATCAACCTGATCGCCATGGCGGTGATTGCCTTCCTATTCGGCGCCCTGGTCGGCACCGGCCTGCCGCCGGCCCCGACCTATATCCTGACCGCCTTGGTCATCGCGCCGCCCATGATCAAGGCCGGCGTCGATCCTTGGGTCGTCCATTTCTACGCCTTTTTCCTGGCGGTCTGGGGGGAATTGACGCCGCCCACTTCGGTGGTTGCGGCGGTCACGGCGAAGATTGCGGATGCGTCGTTCATGCGAACGTTGGGGCGTGCGCTTATGCTCTGTGTTTCCCTGTTCACCCTGATGGCGGGCGTCTTCATCCGCCCGGAACTGGTCAAGCAGCCCGGGGTGGATCAGCTTGCCGCACTCGGCCTCATTCTTGTGCCGACCTTGGGCATCGTGTTTGCCATTCAAGCCCGCTTCGCCACGGACCGGATAAGGAATTTGACGGCACGTGGCGTGCTGATGGTGGTGTCCCTGTTTGCGCTGCTGTATCCGGATGACGCCATTGCGGCCATCGCCTGCGTGCCGGTTCTGCTGATCATCGCCGCCTGGGTACTGTACCAGCGGCCACGGCAAATCAGGGCCGCCAAGGCACCCGGCTGA
- a CDS encoding TRAP transporter substrate-binding protein, with the protein MHQLNRSIAALSIMFATSLATPAMAQTDITWGTSAVGSSGHRALVNLSTVLNKEMKDYQVTVQPMPGAIVSVKSYAAGKTLGYYGADIAFFELANGTNRFKGFKDQMKRQPVQSFWAFTVEVGAAIHERDKDKIKSWSDLTDKQVFSGPLPWDTRAQLERGLAAVGTKHKYIEVDLSTAGSLMESGRLDGFIIYTNAESTTAPWITEAGLATNWVALNPTKEEEAKLKQAGLAVVDVPASAFKRDIGSPSAKLLPFYYGFHVGMEIPEADVYRMLNIIEKNVDELVKLDKAFAQLKDMKGMQRRGVESSIDLVPVHPGLAKWMKEKGVWDAKWDSRIAK; encoded by the coding sequence ATGCATCAGCTCAATCGTTCGATTGCCGCGCTGTCGATCATGTTCGCGACCAGCTTGGCGACCCCTGCCATGGCGCAGACGGATATCACTTGGGGAACCTCGGCGGTCGGTTCTTCCGGACACCGGGCCCTTGTCAATCTGTCGACCGTCCTGAACAAGGAAATGAAGGACTATCAGGTCACCGTGCAGCCCATGCCGGGCGCCATTGTTTCGGTGAAAAGCTACGCCGCGGGCAAGACGCTCGGTTACTACGGCGCCGACATTGCCTTCTTCGAATTGGCGAACGGGACCAACCGCTTCAAGGGCTTCAAGGATCAGATGAAGCGCCAGCCCGTGCAATCGTTCTGGGCCTTCACGGTCGAGGTCGGTGCGGCCATCCACGAGCGCGACAAGGACAAGATCAAGTCTTGGAGCGATCTTACGGACAAGCAGGTGTTTTCCGGGCCTCTGCCTTGGGATACCCGGGCGCAGCTTGAACGTGGCCTTGCCGCCGTGGGCACCAAACACAAATACATCGAAGTCGATCTGTCGACCGCCGGGTCGTTGATGGAATCCGGGCGTCTTGACGGGTTCATCATCTATACCAATGCGGAATCCACCACGGCACCTTGGATCACCGAGGCGGGCTTGGCCACCAACTGGGTCGCCTTGAACCCGACCAAGGAAGAGGAAGCCAAATTGAAGCAGGCCGGCCTCGCCGTTGTTGACGTCCCGGCCTCCGCTTTCAAGCGGGACATCGGCTCCCCATCGGCCAAGCTTTTGCCGTTCTACTATGGCTTCCATGTCGGAATGGAAATTCCGGAAGCGGACGTCTATCGCATGCTGAACATCATCGAAAAGAACGTCGATGAGCTGGTCAAGCTCGACAAGGCCTTTGCCCAGTTGAAGGATATGAAGGGCATGCAGCGCCGCGGTGTCGAATCCTCGATCGACTTGGTTCCCGTCCATCCCGGGCTGGCCAAGTGGATGAAGGAAAAGGGCGTCTGGGACGCCAAGTGGGATAGCCGCATCGCCAAGTAG